The following proteins are co-located in the Aerosakkonema funiforme FACHB-1375 genome:
- a CDS encoding GUN4 domain-containing protein yields MSQESKPAPQPSDSTSESPETEKKPETEKKPETEKKLESAPQSPPEEKPERKFVQKSVQALIQWSPLGGSGWLFVHFLLEQDWMLAILMFPATVVTAIWAAYTESFIARMREIYTDRGKQDADALVKFMEKLDRALRWQLSGFEDKYLRCQANACRDYITEGFNQNFTPTLEEVFVPLELSDVHTMSLSPGLRQKDVEDVAAMQAKAEGLKIWDFLARMQKIPAYRRMVILAWGGYGKTTLLRHITYTYCEKPKRARLRYQAPRLIPFLLYLRKWRDLLGQEDAPNLADLITQHHIPQLPDGKRLSLPANWVENLLRRGDALVMLDGFDEVAEGQRQQISEWISRQMEDYPNSVFFLTSRPGGYKDYSAATKPQTSLFVKPFNSDQRQRFIERWYFHRELYARAGRNTPEVKQEAIRKGTDLMQQIEQRSELKDMAQNPLLLNMIATFHNSYPGNELPRKRTELYKAICQLQLGDRPLAKRINLLLPAKESQEVLQSVALEMVQQNRPILPQNELMVLIQSHLATLDDDVQPAAFLEEVVKVSELLVEREPEEYEFAHLSFQNYLAAVQIKKIGQESLLFQHFGDSWWRETILLYAAQVNPTNLIREACNNGSREAVSVAYDCWRQTTRKVDSNLAEQLQLFRYRDLERYLQNGEWQKADEETYRLMILTVGKEEGQWFSSEDLLNFPCEDLRKIDGLWVKYSNGRFGFSVQKKIYLECGGIPDGKYYKETWERYCDRVGWMREGKYIPYSEYIFNISAPMGQLPGAFASFGFFGGFWGVLFSRIETCKL; encoded by the coding sequence ATGTCCCAAGAATCGAAACCTGCACCGCAGCCTTCTGATTCAACTTCCGAGTCTCCTGAGACAGAGAAGAAACCTGAGACAGAGAAGAAGCCGGAAACAGAGAAGAAACTAGAATCTGCGCCTCAGTCACCGCCGGAGGAGAAACCGGAACGCAAATTTGTTCAGAAAAGCGTTCAGGCATTGATTCAGTGGAGTCCCCTTGGCGGTAGTGGTTGGTTATTTGTCCATTTTTTATTAGAGCAAGATTGGATGCTGGCAATTTTGATGTTTCCGGCAACAGTTGTCACCGCTATTTGGGCAGCTTATACGGAAAGTTTCATTGCCAGAATGCGCGAAATTTATACTGACCGAGGCAAGCAGGATGCAGACGCCTTGGTTAAATTTATGGAAAAGTTGGATAGGGCGCTGCGTTGGCAACTATCCGGATTTGAGGATAAGTATCTCCGATGTCAGGCAAATGCCTGTCGTGACTATATAACAGAAGGCTTTAACCAGAATTTTACTCCCACGCTAGAGGAAGTTTTTGTTCCTCTGGAATTGAGCGATGTCCATACGATGTCTTTATCGCCCGGTTTGCGGCAAAAAGATGTTGAAGATGTCGCCGCGATGCAGGCAAAAGCTGAAGGATTGAAAATCTGGGATTTTCTGGCAAGGATGCAGAAAATTCCGGCTTATCGGCGGATGGTCATCTTAGCTTGGGGTGGCTACGGCAAAACTACTCTACTGCGCCACATTACTTATACTTATTGTGAAAAGCCGAAACGCGCTCGCCTGCGCTATCAAGCACCTCGATTAATTCCCTTTTTGCTATATCTGCGGAAATGGCGAGATTTGTTAGGGCAAGAAGACGCACCTAACTTAGCAGATTTGATTACCCAACATCATATTCCCCAACTTCCAGATGGAAAACGCCTCAGTTTACCTGCTAACTGGGTAGAAAATTTGTTGCGGCGAGGGGATGCTTTGGTGATGTTGGATGGTTTTGATGAAGTGGCAGAAGGACAGCGACAGCAGATAAGCGAGTGGATAAGTCGGCAGATGGAAGATTATCCCAACTCGGTCTTTTTCCTCACTTCCCGTCCCGGCGGTTACAAGGATTACTCGGCAGCTACTAAACCGCAAACTTCCCTGTTCGTGAAACCTTTTAACTCAGACCAACGACAACGGTTTATCGAACGGTGGTATTTCCATCGGGAACTGTATGCTAGAGCAGGACGCAATACTCCCGAAGTGAAGCAGGAAGCGATTCGGAAAGGAACGGATTTGATGCAGCAGATAGAACAGCGCAGCGAATTGAAAGACATGGCGCAAAATCCCCTACTGCTGAATATGATTGCTACTTTTCACAATTCTTATCCGGGGAACGAACTGCCTCGCAAACGCACGGAACTTTATAAGGCAATTTGTCAGTTACAACTGGGAGATAGACCTTTAGCAAAGCGAATTAATTTACTATTACCTGCTAAAGAAAGTCAGGAAGTTTTGCAAAGCGTTGCTTTGGAAATGGTGCAGCAAAATCGTCCCATTCTTCCCCAAAATGAGTTAATGGTTTTGATTCAAAGTCATCTAGCGACCCTGGATGATGACGTTCAACCAGCAGCTTTCTTGGAGGAAGTAGTGAAAGTTAGCGAATTGTTAGTAGAAAGGGAACCGGAGGAGTACGAGTTTGCCCATTTGAGTTTTCAAAATTACTTAGCTGCGGTACAAATTAAAAAAATTGGGCAAGAAAGTTTATTGTTTCAGCACTTTGGTGATTCTTGGTGGCGGGAAACAATTCTTCTCTATGCTGCTCAAGTTAATCCTACTAATTTGATTCGAGAAGCTTGTAATAATGGCTCTCGCGAAGCCGTGTCTGTTGCGTATGATTGTTGGCGGCAAACTACTAGAAAGGTAGACTCGAATCTGGCAGAACAGTTGCAACTGTTTCGCTATCGGGATTTAGAACGATATCTGCAAAATGGAGAATGGCAAAAGGCAGATGAAGAAACTTATCGGTTGATGATTTTGACTGTAGGGAAGGAAGAGGGACAGTGGTTTAGTTCGGAAGATTTGCTGAATTTTCCTTGTGAGGACTTGCGAAAGATTGACGGATTATGGGTAAAATACAGCAATGGGCGTTTTGGCTTCAGCGTCCAGAAGAAAATTTATCTGGAATGCGGTGGTATTCCAGATGGGAAGTATTATAAGGAAACTTGGGAAAGGTATTGCGATCGCGTAGGATGGATGCGAGAGGGGAAATATATTCCTTACTCAGAGTATATTTTTAATATCTCAGCACCTATGGGCCAACTCCCGGGTGCGTTTGCGTCGTTTGGTTTTTTTGGGGGGTTTTGGGGGGTTCTCTTCTCTCGCATCGAGACTTGTAAACTGTAG
- a CDS encoding type II toxin-antitoxin system HicB family antitoxin gives MKEYVVIFEWAGSNYSAYVPDLPGCISTGKTLEETENNIKEAIQLYIDTLREDGQAIPEPSLKAKSISVAA, from the coding sequence ATGAAAGAATATGTGGTAATTTTTGAATGGGCTGGCAGTAACTATTCCGCTTATGTTCCCGATTTACCTGGTTGTATTTCTACAGGTAAGACACTTGAAGAGACAGAAAACAATATTAAAGAAGCTATCCAGCTTTATATTGACACTCTTCGAGAGGATGGTCAAGCTATTCCCGAACCATCCCTGAAGGCAAAATCAATTTCTGTGGCAGCTTGA
- a CDS encoding DUF433 domain-containing protein yields MSDRNIITIEPGKRGGKPCIRRMRIAVYDVLGWLAAGMSVAEILDDFPELTEEDIKACLEFAADREHRLIAIVGES; encoded by the coding sequence ATGAGCGATCGCAACATCATTACGATCGAACCAGGTAAACGTGGCGGTAAGCCTTGTATTAGACGGATGCGGATTGCAGTATACGATGTTTTAGGCTGGTTAGCAGCTGGTATGTCTGTGGCAGAAATTTTAGATGACTTTCCAGAATTGACAGAAGAAGATATTAAAGCTTGTCTGGAATTTGCAGCGGATCGAGAACATCGTTTGATTGCTATAGTAGGCGAAAGTTGA